aaatggatggtggtaaagatttatttagGGAAAGATCTAACCATTGATCCAATTGACCTTCAATGAATTTTCTATTGTAACCTTCGACTTTGAAACCACGAGTGATGGCAGCATCGACCAATTCCTCCAAAGTCAATGAGCTAAGACCCTCTTTCTTGATGAGGATATCGTCTTGTTTGATCTTATCCAATTTTTTATAGATTTGAGCTTTAAGATACTCGTTGGAATACCATTTGGAGATGAAATTGGAACCTGCTAAATATCTATGCATCATCAAGAGTTGTGAACGAGTGATCTTCTCCATGATGATATCATCCTTAAAGTATTGAGACATCTTTAAAACCTCATCAGAGGTGACGGTTTGACCACTCTTTACTTTGGtcatgaaattgaaaaagtcTTCGGTTTTAGTGTCCTTCTTGGATTCGGAGCTAATCTCATGTAAGAGATCCTTTAATTGACCACGAACCTTTGAATTACTCTTGGATCTAACGGTGGCACCCTCTAATCTTTCATTCTCCCATGTGTAGGTTGATGGTAAGAGATTTGggaataatttcaaaatgaaTGGTAATGCCAACTCTAAAAATGGTACCAATACAATGATAACAAATGGTACCAATCTCATTACATCTGCAGAGGTTTGAACCAATAATCTTCTCTCTCTTCTTGTTAATGTATGACCTTTAATAACTCTTTTAATCAATGCAACTGCAATACTAATATTCTTTCCCAATAATTTAGTACCTAACCAATAATGATCAATACCTTGTTTAATCTTTATTTTCCATCCAACTTTTTCTTGTTCATGTTTTGGTTTAATTGATACAATAATATCatcttctttaatttcttctggtgttttatttgttgttgttgttgttgttgttgttgttgaattatttttattattattattatcagttgGTGGGGTTGTtgaaaaaaatcttttttcaaatgaagatagcgcatatttatttaattcaaatttttgaattttatttaaagttgattgtgatgataatgataaaaattcatcgtttacaattttattactatttattctattattattaatattattattatatactatatttcttttttgttgattaaaaatatattgaatTGGTGTTGAAATAAATGATGGTTTTGTCACTAttccaattgaaattttatgttgtaatgatataattgaattcatttttttctttttttttttttttttttaatatatgtttaaatgatttttcttttttttttttttaaaaaaaaaaatgatgttcaatgaaaaattttataagtttatattattattattattattattattattattattattattactattatattttaaatttagtttttagatttttatttattttaaatttatttgttttttaaatttattttattttatttatttattatttattgataattttctttatctGTTTCATATGTCGTTTTCAATTTCGACTGaattgcaaaaaaaaaaaaaaaaaaaaaaaaaaattaaaaattaaaaaaaaaaaaaaaaaatatttcaattttttgaaaaaaaaaaagtgaaaaattaataaaaaaaaaacaaattattccATCATTATGGCAAAATTTTGCActatgtttaatttttttaattttattttcttataaaaaaaaaacaaataatgacTTGATCATTACCTATTCTTggatcaattttattttattctattttattttaatttattttaatttattttaatttattttaatttgttttaatttattttaatttatttttattttatttttatatattaggAATCAtatctattttatttaatttttttttttttttaaacttggGATTTAtacctttaaaataaaataaaaaaaaaaaaaaatatatttttaaaataaaaattagtttttttttaaaaaatattttgatcaaagtaaaataaaaaatttatttagtttttttaatcttttcgAAAATGTTATTTTCGGTAACAGATAACAGAAAATTACTTTCATAAAAAATGGGGgaagtataaaaaaaaaaaaaaaaaaatcttaaaagaaatcaaaaaaaaaaaagacaaatatatttatatcattacatttattttattacatttatttatgttattagatttatttaattaaacgaTATCCTTTTAAACCATTATAAACTGGTACAACGGATAAATCTTTATAGTATTCCATATCTAATGAAacatattttatatttttaccaTTAAATTCATATTGAGCACCTTGTAACTCACTGATTGCTCTACCAACATTTGAAGACATTGTACCAATGAATAGTTCACAACGAGATGCAATTACAGCTTCAGTATGCATAAGCATACCGTGATCGATTCTGTCTGATTTCGGATCAAAAGCATAATGAGCAATATCTTGATAATTCATTCTATCAACACCCTCAACCCAAtgtatattatatttttctttcatagtttttttattccatTCTAAAGCTTCgttaattgaaatttggtCATCTGTCATTATGAAAATTTCTGTAATTTCATCAAACGCtctataatttaatttattatagcCTTCgattttttgttgttttaaaagAGTTTGTAATATATCTgcataatatttaaaagggaaaatatttgattctttaattttatcaccaTGTCTAACATGAATTGATATACATCTTGGTTGATAATTTTCCTTAAAAACTCGTCTTGTTGTTTTTCCAATAAATTCTCGTAATGAGAATGTTGGTGAAACCATATAATCTAATAGAAATGACCGTGCTTGGTATCCATTAACAAATGTGGAACTTGCTTCAGGTGggatataattatttaaaagaccCTTATAACCAGTATCCTTTGTGGcatataataaatcaatatcagtttgattgtttttaataCCTAATATCTCtcttttatctttattttcaattttaatattatcacaactaaattaataaaatattattagtaaGTAGTGTTGTGGGTTTTTTTATAGAtatctataataataataatacatacgGTGATAATTGTAGatataaatcatttattaaaccaTATTTAAAACCACCTTGATTAGGTATAAACATTCTATTATCAAacattgttaataataatctataGGAACTTAGATGATGTGCTGAAAACATACCAGAAGTTTGGTACTCATTTATTAGTGATCGTTGAGTTTGACAATCGAATGATTTTGGGAATTGAAGTtcttctaaatttttaattacattcaccaattttgaatttggatttattgatgataatgtaACCAAATGAATAATTCGAGTTTGTCTTTGTATTGGATGATTAATTACTCTGTATTGTTTATGATGTGTTAAAAATTCATCTAAAcctaaatgaaataattgaaaatttgaaaattgtcCAAAGAAATAAACTTTTCCGAAAATTCTTAGATTTTTATaactttttgatttaaaattatcgtATCCGATATAACtgtaaattgatttttcatattGAATTGGATCATTTGGATGTCGTTCTGGTAGaattatgaaaatgataGAATAATTTGGAACATCTTCAATACTATAAACaatttgtatatttttttctatatatCCCATTTCAGTTGCATGGATCTTAATAAATTCTTCACTAAAATACATTGacctattattttttggttcATCAATGTAAATATAAACTTGACTATTTTCATTCATTTGAGTGTAATAATCAACCATTGGTCTATAAAATATATCATCCTCATATACAAATCTAATTTTATGGTAATTTGAAACACCTTCCATATAATTTGTTGATATTGGGTTTGATGGAACTGTTTTCGTTTGAgtagttgttggtgttgatgttgatgttggtgttggtgttggtgttggtgttggtgttggtgttggtgttggtgttggtgttggtgttgatgttgatgttggtgtttGTGTTGGTGTAGGTGTaggtgttgatgttgatgttggtgttggtgttggtattggtgttgatgttggtgttgatgttggtgttggtatgGTTTGTAATTCTGTCTCTGTTTCTGTTTTTGTTGATGAGGAACTGAGATGGGTATAAATTTCCCATTTACTGTCAAacttggaaaataaaaataatccttaaaaaaattgatttagttttttattttttttattttttttttttttttcaaaattaaaaataaatattaatataaatattatgagcttaaaatatataagattagaaaaataaatttgttgttaaaagtaactattaaaatttacCAGAATTCAGgtaaagtattattattacaaaaaataaaatatataaagaaaataatttctttttaaaaatcattttttcttttttatggttattaaaaataacaaaattatttcaagTTATTTAAGAtagttattttttgatttttttttgaaaaaaaaaaaaattggtaaaaaataaattaaaataattttgaaacttGGATTatctattataaaaatattttttttttttgtttaaaatgatttaaaaaaaaaaaaaaaaattaaaaaaataaaagaaaaaaatgatcaaaaattgaaaaaaatttgtttggTATGgataagattaaaaaaaatataaaaaaaaaaaaaaaaaaaatttgaaatcgttttttttttttttaaatcattttttttaaaaaaattaagttttaatcttaatttttttaaaaaaatgattttaaaaaactatttttatttttataactaactttataaatttgtggaaaaaaaaaaaaaaaaacagaaaaagaaaataaattccaatctttttaacaataaaaataaatctaaaatcaaaatttagattttaacTAATGTGTAAATTTTCCAAAGTTTTGACAAatatcaaaatgaaaaaattaccaTAATAGgcattttaataaaaattttattttaattttaattttctttttcttttttttttttttttttcaattttttttttttttttttttttttttcacatttattttttttttttttttttttttttttttattaatcacATTTGaacataaattaataaataaataaattaaataaataaatgattataaaatgaataaagaGTTTCTttcaataatatataatcaCCTAAGTTGTTTAAACTTTTCAGTGTTACCAAAGATGgttaaacaaaaacaaacttCGATCACTAGTAATAGTAACCCAAGTGATATAGTTTggaataaatttttacaatCTTTTAGTAATCTATCAAATTGTGAATTCtcatattataaatttacatATCTTTCAATGAAAACCAATAATCTTCAAGATGTTTAtgtaacaattttaaatgaactTAGAATCAtatgtaatttaaataaatctaatactggtaatagtagtaatacaATAACAAGtccaacttttttaaatagtaataataatagtggcccaacatcaccaacaacaatcacaacaacaacaacaacaacaacagttCAAACAACACCAACTTCGACACCAACAAAAAATACATCATCATTCACTTTtgcatcattattaaaatcaccaacatcatcacaacaacaacagcaacaacaacaacagcaacaacctAAACCACtaacacaacaacaaattgatGATCAAAACTCTGAAaattcattctttttaaCATTAGTTCAACAAACATGCGTTATACTTCAAGTTAGAGTCGACATGATTGGTATTTATCAATCATTATTACAATTGTTAATAAatcaagatttaaatattgaaacaattgaaaatgcaTTGGATTTAATACCGATAATatataaagataaaataacTCATCCATTACTCattcaaattaaaacaaatataaagtaagtaatttatttattcatttatttattcatttattttcaaataatttaaatagagaaattattaatcattaataataaaaataaaaaaaagttatgaaatatcaatattaaagaatttattaaaagcaCATACTTTTGTATCAAAACAtgaatttaaagattcaatattattattatataaatcaaaGATAGAATTGGATCAATGGAGAGAAACTGAAAATGGATTACATTCAACAGGTACTACACATAAAcattcatcatcttcttcttcttcatcatcaaatcATCATAATGATAGATGGACATCGAATCATATTCATCAATGGTTATCAATGTTTcataattcaatattatcaaaatcaaccttatatttttatttcccattattaaatgttgaaGAAGAAATTGGTGGTacttcttcttcatttaaagaaatttatcaaaaaaatgcTCCAGATTATATTTCaatgtatgtattttttttttaatattacactattaataattaatttattaattttttttatatttagaattgaaaatttttgttCAAAAAATggagtattattttttggattAATTTTTGAAGCTAAGAATAGAAATTATAATAAGATTGGATATAGTTTTATAGAACCCGAAAGTGTTGGTGGATTAGGTGCATTTCCATTACTTTTCTATTATCCATTGGATAAATCACCAATGCAACATTTACCAAATATCATTGGTTTAATAATGCAAAACTATCAATCATTAGAAAGACCAaatgatattttatattatttagatTGTAGAAAAGTTAAAGATACAGGTTAtagaaataatgaaaatagtagtggtagtagtagtagtacaAATGGTGGTAGTACTAATAGTGGTTTTGGAATTAGTAGTAGCGGTGGAgttagtggtaataatagtaatagtaataataatatcaatagtggttataataataatagtggtgttGTTAGTGGTGgcggtagtagtagtagtagttttAAAGTTGTAACAACCTATGATGAATATATAACTTATTTCATTTCAAGAGTTGAACAACAAGGTGTATTagtttcaattattttcaaagatataaaaaaacaaaaggaTCAACACATTAATGAATtcttaaaacttttaattaattcattaagaATGAATGATGTAATTTCAATACTTAGACAAAGAGatcaatcaaaataaaatttctttttttttttaatagcatatataatttatactttttttaatttatatctttttttattattattatttttttttttttaaaaaaagtttatttattttagttatttttaattatatcagTACATTTATCTAACCAATTTAACATATCAGTAATACCATATCTAGTGATTGATGATGTCATTATTAAGTCAAATGGtacattatttgaattatttaagcCTAATTCAAATCTTCTAATATCTAATAAATCGATTAAATTCTCTCTATTATGATGTCCCTATAGATTTGTTTTGGAATTAGTATTTGGATGATGGATATTATCATATTGATCAATATGACACTacatatgatttttttttattttttttttatatgtttatcaaaaaaaaaaggtggaATCACTTACTTTAGCATCACATTTTGAacctaaaattaataatggagATTGACTCAAATGTTCATCTCCTAAAATATCATGAATTTCAGATTTTGATTCAATGATTGAATTGTAATCACTTGAATCTACCATAAAAACTATAATGGTTTTAGAATCTGGTACATATTGTTTCCATAAGAATCTTAAATTTTGTTGACCACCTAAATCATATGCTTTGAAATTTACATTACCATAAgtctatttgtttttttttttttttttttttttaaaaaaacatttgatcagtatttaattttattttatttttttttttttttttccagaaAATTGAAACTTACAAAACTTTCAGCATTTGGTCTCAAAGTTGGGATATGAGATTTAAGAGATCCAGTTACTAATAAATGcctataatttaaattttaattagtaaataaataaaaataaaaaaaaataaaaaaaataaaaaaaataaaaataaataaataaataaataaataaataaataaataaataaataataataataataataatattaataataataataataataataataataataataataataataataataataataataataataataataataataataataataataataataataataataataataataataatattttatttacaataagGTTGTCTTTCCAGCATTACCAAGCCCAATGATAACAATTTTTGCTTCCTTTTTGAAAAATCCTAACCAAAGGAACATATTATAAAACCAATCGACTAAAAACATTTCTAAAAAttgtatttattataatttaatttttaataatattgattagaaaaaaaattattttattttttatttatttgtttgtttgtttaaattgaatgatgaaaaaaaaaaaaaaaaaaaatatttatataaaatttaaaatgatgATTGTATAAGGAAAatagataatttattttaaaagtttcgttggtttaaaaaagcatgcttttttttatttttatattattattaattttttttattatttgcaaTTGTggtattgtttatttaattattaaaatttaatgttgcacttttattattaaattaaaggCGGTGAGTCAAACTAATAATTCGATATAATTTTATGGGGGGGTtgcttgtttttttttacacgtgtcattttttttttttttaatattttttatttttttatttttatttttttatattagtCAACAAAATGTAATCATGATTtcctaaaataaataaactgaTGTTTTAGGGGGCagtaattactttttttatttttttatttttttgtttttttttttcttaatttaatttctgaaatattatgaaattaaaaaaattctaaaaaaagtttttttttttgtttttttcaaatttttaatttttttatttttttatttttaaaaaaaaaaaaaaaaaaaaaaaaagtaaaaactaaaactaaaataatgAGCGATCcctcaaataataaaaatgatagtaatatagacctttataaaaatataaatcccaaaaattttgaaaatatagaAATACCCAATAGAGAACAATTCCAAAATTTTCAGCaacataataattattttcaacaacaacaacaaccttcATCACATAATAGTTATCAACCCCATCGACAACAATTTAATCCATATGGTAATAGGGATACAAGTTACAATCCATACAAAAAAGATAGAgataactataataataatagtggtggtggtggtagtagtattcgtcaacaacaacagttacattttataaagaaacaaaatgaaattgtaTCATCTCACTatgataataaacaaaatacaCCAATTCATATAAGAGCACAAAGTAAAATCATATCattaaagaatataaataattgggTTAAATCAATGTTAATTCAAGAATACTCTAAACCAAATACAATAGTTTTCGATATTTGTGGTGGCAAGTTAGGTGATTTACAAAAATGGATAAAAGcacaaattaaatcattgatTGTATCAGATATTTCTTTAGAATCTTTAAAACATGGTCTTGAGAGAtacaatcaaaaattaaattatattcatttCAATATAACAATGATTGCAGTTGATTGCTTttcttcaaaattattagatgTTTTTCCAAAGCAACCCTCAtcgaataaattaaaaaataaaaaaaagaaaataaataataataataatgaggAGGATAATTCAAGTGAATCTGAAAATGAacaagaagatgaagatgatgatgatgattatgaaaatgaggaattattaaaagttaaTTTAGTTAGTTGTCAATTCGCTTTACATTATTCATTTAGAACTGAAGAAAGTGCAAGATCTCTCTTAAAAAATGTTTCTTCTGTTTTAGAAGATGGTGGTCATTTCATTGGTACAATACCAAATTCTTGTTTAATTGTGtaagtttaattttaatttttttttttttttactttttttatttaaaacctTTTACCTTTTAGTAGGGGGGTATAGTAtactaatatatatatttttttttaaaaaaaaaggaaaaaattaagagaatcaaaaagtaataaatttGGGAAtgaagtttttaaaattgaatttaaagaaaaagaaccaAATTTTAGTGCATTTGGATGTgcatataatttttttttagaggATGCAATTGACTTTTTAGAAGAGTATTTAGTTCACATTgatgttttaattgaattggcAAGAGATTATCAATTAGAAATAGTTTCACATTCaaattttcataatttaatctatgaaaaatcaaaatcaaaaccatCACATGATTTACTTAGAAAAatgaattgttttaattcaaataatacaatttcaCAAGCTGAATGGGATGCATTAGGAATTTATAAAACTTTTGTTTTTAAGAAAATTGGTAATGgtgaaaatagtaataataataataataataataataataataataatagtaataataatgattacaAAGCAAAAAGtttatcaaatgatgatataattgtaaatttataaaataaaaaaaataaaattaaatataatgtttataaaattataaaattttaaatatttattattattattattattattattattattattattattattattattattattattattattattattattattattattattataaaatttttctaaaatctttattttcattttgaataCTATCGGAATGatttggaaaaataaaagtttttgtaattttttctaaatcatAAAGTGTAGAACGAGCATGATATTTACAAACTTCATCTTGATCATAGAATTCAACATTTTTCAAAGTGTTATAGATTGATTTCAATTCATCAGGAATAACTTGGAAAGAGGACATACCCAAACCTTGAAGTAATTGTTGAAATATAAAGATGGCACCTCTTCTAACTTCGATTTCAGGATCAGATTTTAGAATTGAATTTGTACAAAGTAAAATTTCAACTAAATAACTATCGATTGAATAATGCATCATTTCACAAAGTGTTGCTAAATTTGAAAGACTGCTAGTTCTAACACCAACTGAATCATCTCTACAACCCAATAGAAAGGTGGGAACTAATTGAGTGGCATAGTTTGGCAACATTTCACCACAACGTTGAGAGATTTGAATTAAAGCTTCACCCAATTTCATTCTCTTTGATTCttgaaatgatttatttaaaaatgattcaatCAATATTGGTAATATTCTATTTGGATAAATATCACCTAACGCCGATAAACCAT
This region of Dictyostelium discoideum AX4 chromosome 3 chromosome, whole genome shotgun sequence genomic DNA includes:
- the sarB gene encoding ARF/SAR superfamily protein; translated protein: MFLVDWFYNMFLWLGFFKKEAKIVIIGLGNAGKTTLLHLLVTGSLKSHIPTLRPNAESFTYGNVNFKAYDLGGQQNLRFLWKQYVPDSKTIIVFMVDSSDYNSIIESKSEIHDILGDEHLSQSPLLILGSKCDAKGHHNRENLIDLLDIRRFELGLNNSNNVPFDLIMTSSITRYGITDMLNWLDKCTDIIKNN
- a CDS encoding hypothetical protein (Chromosome XVI COSMID 9642) → MNSIISLQHKISIGIVTKPSFISTPIQYIFNQQKRNIVYNNNINNNRINSNKIVNDEFLSLSSQSTLNKIQKFELNKYALSSFEKRFFSTTPPTDNNNNKNNSTTTTTTTTTNKTPEEIKEDDIIVSIKPKHEQEKVGWKIKIKQGIDHYWLGTKLLGKNISIAVALIKRVIKGHTLTRRERRLLVQTSADVMRLVPFVIIVLVPFLELALPFILKLFPNLLPSTYTWENERLEGATVRSKSNSKVRGQLKDLLHEISSESKKDTKTEDFFNFMTKVKSGQTVTSDEVLKMSQYFKDDIIMEKITRSQLLMMHRYLAGSNFISKWYSNEYLKAQIYKKLDKIKQDDILIKKEGLSSLTLEELVDAAITRGFKVEGYNRKFIEGQLDQWLDLSLNKSLPPSILILSRAFTLSPGVTTNEALEDTLEHIPQDVLNEVVKDLPSDLSTEQGQEMVKEKINELTKEQQEITTHTEQDDENTKVDDKNEKQPTTQDDQQQQQQSSEQQPSSEQQETSVNEAPKDEEKPKENK